From a region of the Salvelinus fontinalis isolate EN_2023a chromosome 13, ASM2944872v1, whole genome shotgun sequence genome:
- the LOC129868687 gene encoding uncharacterized protein LOC129868687 produces MGDPIAFSVLNKRLRPRFTAMERLCYSLDTLEDGPQRPGTVRDGSTTRSTIVRDVSQIQEDSSSTTTKPEQEDVVTEGLISLTEEGDIGPEPLTTSMISDCSMLFLTIEDAGPDGSGELTVVRDSLTVANDGPDGLTVVIEGDGDGSDAVSEDRSTSRQSYIDGMLPDLIRSGRPLNRRRTLGPVSDTLKEVRREVELSRRRSLKLKAQVDKLQENREGPGWSQHRAKVTEEVHSILRLLLPLTESSPVEPAGQENSLDTALVLLRNVAHKLALNHTAQDAKSGGRRENDVDDSVVLQQALRDRDDAMEKKKAMEAELLRSKTEMMLLNNQLLEAVQKRLELALEVEDWKDDVRLILQQQLQSQQQQAAEQAQRKPSRLGLLRRTNRPPLQRPASTPLTYTTGQVPVSTPVPSPSPNPQCTPVTWRDRLKRGKAGRHSGQDAEQALQASRSSSGSRLEDGFHTIDL; encoded by the exons ATGGGAGATCCTATAGCTTTCTCCGTCCTAAACAAGAGACTGAGGCCACGGTTCACTGCCATGGAACGCCTCTGCTACTCCCTGGACACACTGGAAGATGGACCACAGCGGCCTGGCACGGTCAGGGATGGTTCAACCACACGGTCTACAATAGTGAGGGATGTATCACAAATTCAAGAAGACTCAAGCTCGACCACGACCAAACCAGAGCAGGAGGATGTGGTAACAGAAGGGTTGATTTCCCTGACTGAAGAGGGGGACATCGGTCCTGAACCGTTGACCACGTCTATGATCAGTGATTGTTCAATGCTGTTTCTGACCATAGAAGATGCTGGTCCTGATGGGTCTGGTGAGCTGACTGTGGTCAGGGACAGTTTGACCGTGGCGAATGACGGTCCAGATGGTTTGACCGTGGTCATTGAGGGAGATGGAGACGGTTCTGATGCGGTCAGTGAAGATAGGAGCACTTCCCGACAGAGCTACATCGATGGAATGTTACCGGACCTCATCAGGAGTGGACGACCGCTCAACAGACGCAGAACACTAGGACCAGTCTCAGACacg TTGAAGGAGGTGCGTCGGGAGGTGGAGCTATCTCGGAGGCGCAGTCTGAAGCTGAAGGCTCAGGTGGACAAACTacaggagaacagagagggacCGGGATGGAGTCAACACAGAGCGAAG GTTACAGAGGAGGTTCACTCCATTCTGAGGTTGTTGCTTCCTTTGACAGAGTCCAGCCCAGTAGAACCCGCTGGTCAGGAGAACAGTCTGGATACAGCACTGGTTCTGCTGCGGAACGTAGCACACAAACTAGCATTGAATCACACAGCACAG GATGCCAAGTCCGGGGGTCGtagagaaaatgatgtggatgaCAGTGTTGTTCTACAACAGGCACTACGGGACAGAGACGATGCCATGGAGAA GAAGAAGGCCATGGAGGCGGAGCTTCTCCGCAGTAAGACAGAGATGATGTTACTTAACAACCAGCTGCTGGAGGCCGTGCAGAAAAGACTGGAGCTCGCTTTGGAAGTAGAGGACTGGAAG GACGATGTCCGGTTGATCCTCCAGCAACAGCTCCAGAGCCAGCAACAACAGGCAGCGGAACAAGCCCAGAGGAAGCCGTCCCGTCTGGGGCTGCTGAGGAGGACCAACAGACCCCCTCTACAGAGGCCAGCTTCTACCCCCTTGACCTACACCACTGGACAGGTTCCTGTTAGTACCCccgtcccttccccctctcccaacCCCCAGTGTACCCCTGTCACCTGGAGGGACAGGCTGAAAAGGGGGAAGGCGGGTCGTCATAGTGGCCAGGATGCAGAGCAGGCATTGCAGGCATCGCGGTCGTCGAGCGGCAGCAGACTGGAGGACGGGTTCCATACCATAGACTTATAA